In Halarcobacter bivalviorum, a genomic segment contains:
- the recA gene encoding recombinase RecA, with protein MDENQKKSLELAIKQIDKTFGKGTLIRLGDKEVVPVEAISTGSLGLDLALGVGGLPKGRVIEIYGPESSGKTTLTLHAIAECQKAGGVCAFIDAEHALDTIYAKNLGVDIDNLLVSQPDYGEQALEILETVIRSGAVNLVVVDSVAALTPKVEIDGDMDDQQVGVQARLMSKALRKITGLLNKMNCTVIFINQIRMKIGMTGYGSPETTTGGNALKFYSSVRLDIRRIATLKQAENSIGNRVKVKVVKNKVAPPFKQAEFDIMFGEGISKTGELIDYGVKLDIVDKAGAWFSYDNTKIGQGKENSKVFLKDNPEIAKEIEDKILAAMGVNDTLIQGEPELDEDDE; from the coding sequence ATGGATGAAAATCAAAAAAAATCACTTGAATTAGCGATTAAACAAATTGATAAAACTTTTGGGAAAGGGACTCTTATTAGACTAGGGGATAAAGAAGTTGTTCCTGTTGAGGCTATTTCTACTGGTTCATTAGGACTTGATTTAGCTTTAGGTGTAGGAGGACTTCCAAAAGGTAGAGTAATTGAGATTTATGGACCAGAATCATCTGGTAAAACAACTCTAACTTTACATGCAATTGCAGAATGTCAAAAAGCTGGTGGAGTTTGTGCTTTTATTGATGCAGAACATGCTCTTGATACAATTTATGCAAAAAATCTAGGAGTTGATATTGATAACTTACTTGTTTCTCAACCAGATTATGGAGAGCAAGCTTTAGAGATTTTAGAAACAGTTATTAGATCAGGAGCTGTAAATCTTGTAGTAGTTGACTCTGTTGCAGCACTTACTCCTAAAGTAGAGATTGATGGTGATATGGATGACCAACAAGTTGGTGTTCAAGCTAGACTTATGTCTAAAGCACTTAGAAAAATAACTGGTCTATTAAATAAAATGAACTGTACAGTAATTTTTATTAACCAAATCAGAATGAAAATTGGTATGACAGGATATGGAAGCCCAGAGACTACAACAGGTGGAAATGCTCTTAAATTTTACTCTTCTGTAAGACTTGATATTAGAAGAATTGCAACTTTAAAACAAGCAGAGAACTCTATTGGAAATAGAGTAAAAGTTAAAGTTGTAAAAAATAAAGTAGCACCTCCATTTAAACAAGCAGAATTTGATATTATGTTTGGAGAAGGTATCTCTAAAACAGGAGAACTTATTGATTATGGTGTAAAACTTGATATTGTAGATAAAGCAGGTGCTTGGTTTAGCTATGACAATACTAAAATTGGTCAAGGAAAAGAGAACTCAAAAGTATTCTTAAAAGACAATCCTGAAATTGCAAAAGAGATTGAAGATAAAATCCTTGCAGCTATGGGAGTTAATGATACTTTAATTCAAGGTGAACCTGAATTAGATGAAGATGACGAATAA
- the eno gene encoding phosphopyruvate hydratase, with protein MVFIDNVYADEVLDSRGNPTVRATVVLSDGTKESAIVPSGASTGKREALELRDGDDRFLGKGVLKAVENVNTVIANELIGLSPYNQAEVDATMKDIDGTHNYSNLGANAVLGVSMAVARAAAASLNIPLYRYLGGANAMVMPVPMFNIINGGEHANNSVDFQEYMVMPVGFDDFNEGLRAVAEIYQHLKKVIDTMGESTAVGDEGGFAPNLKSNEEPITVIMEAIEKAGYKAGEQIAIALDVAASELINEEGKYVLKGENRELTSEELVSYYEELCNKYPIVSIEDGLSEDDWDGWKILTDRIGNKVQLVGDDLFVTNANILAEGIQKGIGNAILIKPNQIGSVSETMLTIRLAQRNNYNCVMSHRSGESEDAFIADFAVALNCGQIKTGSTARSDRIAKYNRLLEIGAEIGYAEYLGKQPFSK; from the coding sequence ATGGTATTTATTGATAATGTTTATGCAGATGAAGTTTTAGACTCAAGAGGTAATCCAACTGTTAGAGCAACAGTTGTATTAAGTGATGGTACTAAAGAGAGTGCTATTGTTCCAAGTGGAGCAAGTACAGGGAAAAGAGAAGCCTTAGAATTAAGAGATGGTGATGATAGATTTTTAGGAAAAGGTGTTCTTAAAGCTGTAGAAAATGTAAACACAGTTATTGCAAATGAGTTAATTGGATTAAGTCCTTATAATCAAGCAGAAGTTGATGCTACTATGAAAGATATTGATGGTACACACAACTATTCAAACCTAGGTGCAAATGCAGTACTTGGTGTATCTATGGCAGTTGCTAGAGCAGCAGCAGCTTCTTTAAATATTCCTTTATACAGATACTTAGGTGGAGCAAATGCAATGGTTATGCCTGTTCCTATGTTTAACATCATTAATGGTGGAGAACATGCAAATAATTCTGTTGATTTCCAAGAGTATATGGTTATGCCAGTTGGATTTGATGATTTCAATGAAGGATTAAGAGCAGTTGCAGAGATTTACCAACACTTAAAAAAAGTTATTGATACTATGGGTGAATCAACTGCAGTTGGTGATGAGGGTGGATTTGCACCAAACTTAAAATCAAATGAAGAACCTATTACAGTTATTATGGAAGCTATTGAAAAAGCTGGATATAAAGCTGGTGAACAAATTGCAATCGCATTAGATGTTGCAGCTTCTGAATTAATCAATGAAGAAGGTAAATATGTTCTTAAAGGTGAAAATAGAGAATTAACATCTGAAGAGTTAGTTTCTTATTATGAAGAGTTATGTAACAAATATCCAATCGTATCAATTGAAGATGGTTTATCAGAAGATGATTGGGATGGATGGAAAATCTTAACTGACAGAATTGGAAATAAAGTACAATTAGTTGGAGATGATTTATTCGTTACAAATGCAAATATTTTAGCTGAAGGTATCCAAAAAGGAATTGGTAACGCTATTTTAATTAAGCCAAATCAAATTGGTTCAGTTTCAGAAACTATGTTAACAATTAGATTAGCACAAAGAAATAACTATAATTGTGTAATGTCTCATAGATCTGGTGAATCAGAAGATGCATTTATTGCTGATTTTGCAGTTGCGTTAAATTGTGGTCAAATCAAAACAGGTTCTACTGCTAGATCTGATAGAATCGCTAAATATAATAGATTATTAGAAATTGGTGCAGAAATTGGTTATGCTGAATACTTAGGGAAGCAACCTTTTTCTAAATAA
- a CDS encoding septum formation initiator, translating into MRENLHEVKKFSLIAIGSIAITMLLSYHVANILFGDNSLEVYTSLKNKKEYLQSEIKRLQLDNAHLQKEYFELKNLEPEE; encoded by the coding sequence ATGAGAGAAAACCTTCATGAAGTAAAGAAATTTTCGTTAATAGCAATAGGTTCTATTGCTATAACGATGCTTCTTAGTTATCATGTAGCAAATATTCTTTTTGGAGATAACTCTTTAGAGGTTTATACCTCTTTAAAAAATAAAAAAGAGTATCTTCAAAGCGAAATAAAAAGATTACAGCTTGACAATGCTCATTTACAAAAAGAGTATTTTGAACTTAAAAATTTGGAGCCAGAAGAATGA
- a CDS encoding AMIN domain-containing protein, translating to MKTLLTLLLLLQVALFARENPFQPTAAYEEEAARMVELNEMDEDYAIEYQREQSYINDVYEKMNNPAVEEKPKEVKPVLTEEKVKKLIEKAKKETENKTKEIVKKAVEEKPKEIEQVVYVKPRLDVSYEKEILPFVKVEYDNDKIDIYSDYKVSKKLTLPGKKKIILDYTAKKNFYTVREDLESTNFPKIAVGNHKKDNYFRIVIELAQLPENYEVSYNDNKVTIVKLYDN from the coding sequence ATGAAAACTTTATTAACCTTGTTACTACTTTTACAAGTAGCTTTATTTGCTAGAGAAAATCCTTTTCAACCAACTGCTGCTTATGAAGAAGAAGCAGCAAGAATGGTTGAACTTAATGAGATGGATGAAGATTATGCAATTGAGTATCAAAGGGAGCAATCTTACATCAATGATGTGTATGAGAAGATGAATAATCCTGCTGTTGAAGAGAAACCAAAAGAAGTAAAACCTGTATTAACAGAAGAGAAAGTTAAAAAGTTAATAGAAAAGGCAAAGAAAGAGACAGAAAACAAAACAAAAGAGATTGTTAAAAAAGCTGTTGAAGAGAAACCTAAAGAGATTGAGCAAGTTGTATATGTAAAACCTAGACTTGATGTATCATACGAAAAAGAGATTTTACCTTTTGTAAAAGTTGAATATGATAATGATAAGATTGATATCTACTCAGATTACAAAGTTTCTAAAAAACTTACACTACCAGGTAAAAAGAAAATTATTTTAGATTATACTGCTAAGAAAAATTTCTATACAGTAAGAGAAGATTTAGAATCAACAAACTTCCCAAAAATTGCAGTAGGGAATCATAAAAAAGATAACTACTTTAGAATTGTAATTGAATTAGCTCAACTTCCAGAAAACTACGAAGTATCTTATAACGACAATAAAGTAACTATCGTAAAGTTATACGATAACTAA
- a CDS encoding cation:proton antiporter — MSEEILIIISISLIIFTSPLISKILKLPTITVEIILGAVAGYFALIAEHSILELVAELGFLYLMFLAGLEVDLKKIINTSATILKKSLMYNVILFSLAAVISFYLDIGYIFIVILPLISIGVLAALKKEYGDVDWIKLSITVGLIGEIVSIFALTTVAAALEFGINSEFYKTMILFTIFLVAMLVLYKLFHNLVWWYPEIKTYLMPERDHQEQDIRVSMAIFFLMISVMLYLHLEVAFGAFIAGTFITTFFDEHNKGLSHKLEHFGFGWLVPIFFIYIGSSFDLTSLTEDGLVKTAFLIAIAMIIIRFIASLLFVKEMGWNKFYMIGLSHSMPLTLLIAVATIAYHNHSITQFYYYAFILSAIMEVLIVMVAIRVLSNFIKPTKKVA; from the coding sequence ATGAGTGAAGAAATTTTAATAATAATATCAATCTCCCTAATAATCTTTACTTCACCATTAATTTCGAAGATTTTAAAACTTCCAACTATTACAGTAGAGATTATTCTTGGTGCAGTTGCTGGATATTTTGCTCTTATTGCAGAACACTCTATTTTAGAGCTTGTTGCTGAGTTAGGATTTCTTTATTTGATGTTCCTTGCTGGACTTGAAGTTGATTTAAAGAAGATTATAAATACCTCTGCAACAATACTAAAAAAATCACTTATGTATAATGTGATTTTGTTTTCACTAGCTGCTGTTATTAGCTTCTATTTAGATATTGGATATATATTTATAGTAATCTTACCTCTTATTTCCATTGGTGTATTAGCTGCTTTAAAAAAAGAGTATGGCGATGTTGATTGGATTAAACTTTCAATTACAGTTGGTCTTATAGGTGAGATTGTATCTATCTTTGCACTTACAACAGTTGCTGCTGCATTAGAGTTTGGTATTAACTCAGAGTTTTATAAAACAATGATTCTATTTACAATCTTTTTAGTAGCAATGCTTGTTTTATATAAATTATTTCATAATCTTGTTTGGTGGTATCCTGAAATTAAAACTTATTTAATGCCAGAAAGAGACCATCAAGAACAAGATATTCGTGTATCAATGGCAATCTTTTTCTTAATGATTTCTGTAATGCTTTATTTACACTTAGAAGTAGCATTTGGAGCATTCATTGCAGGTACATTTATTACCACTTTCTTTGATGAGCATAATAAAGGTTTATCTCATAAATTAGAACACTTTGGATTTGGGTGGTTAGTTCCAATCTTCTTTATCTATATTGGTTCTTCATTTGATTTAACATCATTGACTGAAGATGGTTTAGTTAAAACTGCCTTTTTAATTGCAATAGCTATGATAATTATTAGATTTATTGCTTCATTGCTGTTTGTAAAAGAGATGGGATGGAATAAGTTTTATATGATAGGGCTTTCACACTCTATGCCATTAACACTTTTAATTGCAGTAGCAACGATTGCTTATCATAATCATTCTATTACACAGTTTTATTATTATGCTTTTATTCTATCAGCTATTATGGAAGTATTAATTGTAATGGTAGCAATTAGGGTTTTATCAAATTTTATTAAGCCAACAAAAAAAGTGGCTTAA
- a CDS encoding biotin synthase, producing MSENKEIFLCAICNIESGTCNEDCKFCTQSVKYKADIQRYKKKAIEQIVEEAKRARANNANGFCLVTAGKGLNDKRLEFVCEAARAVKKENLGLILIACNGTASVEQLQTLKEAGVDAYNHNLETARDFYPEIVTTHTWDERYQTCKNVKEVGLRLVCGGIFGLGETQEQRVSMLESIASLEPMNVPLNFFHPNSALPIVENSVTREEAFELISLARKMVPNAMKIMVAGGRELMFGEEQYKIFEKGANAFVIGDYLTTAGRTPAEDIAELERQGIKVIRERN from the coding sequence ATGAGCGAAAATAAAGAGATTTTTTTATGTGCTATTTGTAATATTGAAAGTGGTACATGTAATGAAGATTGTAAGTTTTGTACACAAAGTGTAAAGTATAAAGCTGATATTCAAAGATATAAGAAAAAAGCAATTGAACAAATTGTAGAAGAAGCAAAAAGAGCAAGAGCAAATAATGCAAATGGTTTTTGTCTTGTAACGGCAGGAAAAGGTCTAAATGACAAAAGATTAGAATTTGTTTGTGAAGCAGCAAGAGCAGTTAAAAAAGAGAACTTAGGTTTAATCTTAATTGCATGTAATGGTACAGCTTCTGTTGAGCAGCTACAAACACTAAAAGAAGCAGGTGTTGATGCATATAATCATAACCTTGAAACAGCAAGAGACTTTTATCCTGAGATTGTTACAACTCACACTTGGGATGAAAGATACCAAACATGTAAAAATGTAAAAGAGGTTGGATTAAGACTTGTATGTGGAGGAATTTTTGGTTTAGGAGAAACACAAGAGCAAAGAGTTTCAATGCTTGAGTCAATTGCTTCTTTAGAGCCTATGAATGTACCATTAAACTTCTTCCATCCAAATTCTGCTTTACCAATAGTTGAAAACTCTGTAACAAGAGAAGAGGCTTTTGAATTAATTTCTTTAGCTAGAAAGATGGTTCCAAATGCAATGAAAATTATGGTTGCAGGTGGAAGAGAACTAATGTTTGGAGAGGAGCAATATAAAATCTTTGAAAAGGGTGCTAATGCTTTTGTTATTGGAGATTATTTAACAACAGCAGGTAGAACTCCAGCTGAAGATATTGCTGAGCTTGAAAGACAAGGTATTAAAGTTATTAGAGAAAGAAACTAA
- a CDS encoding metallophosphoesterase family protein, with the protein MKIGILSDSHYKSDYTKEVIEFLKQKECEYLIHAGDLCIEENLKLLEQSKLKYISVFGNNDASLLSFANKYNIKQEPYLFKIEDIKFKLMHLPFYLNANDSDIIIFGHTHMFETEYNNGTLFINPGEVCAREKPLIECVMLEINENEYIINYYSKDINKNSFLEKEIKYERK; encoded by the coding sequence ATGAAAATAGGAATCTTATCGGATAGTCACTATAAAAGTGACTATACCAAAGAAGTAATAGAGTTTTTAAAGCAAAAAGAGTGTGAATATTTAATTCATGCAGGAGACTTATGTATTGAAGAAAACTTGAAACTTTTGGAGCAATCAAAACTTAAATATATATCAGTTTTTGGGAATAATGATGCCTCTTTATTATCTTTTGCTAATAAATATAATATAAAACAAGAGCCATATCTTTTTAAGATAGAAGATATAAAATTCAAGTTAATGCATTTACCTTTTTATTTAAATGCAAATGATAGTGATATTATTATTTTTGGTCATACTCATATGTTTGAGACAGAATATAATAATGGAACACTATTTATAAACCCCGGTGAGGTTTGTGCTAGAGAGAAACCTTTAATAGAGTGTGTGATGTTAGAAATTAATGAAAATGAGTATATAATCAACTATTACTCTAAAGATATAAATAAAAACAGTTTTTTAGAAAAAGAGATAAAATATGAGCGAAAATAA
- the topA gene encoding type I DNA topoisomerase, translating into MKNLVIVESPAKAKTISKFLGKDFKVMASMGHVRDLPKSKLGFDPENNFEPKYLVSADKKKVISDLKKEITKDTTIYLAADEDREGEAIAWHLIPALKIEKNPLKRIVFHEITKDAILEAINNPREVNQHLVDAQQARRILDRAVGYELSPLLWKKVRYGLSAGRVQSVAVRIIVDRENEIREFIPEEYWRIKSNFVNPELEALLAKVDGKTIKVRNEQEAKEIEASANASNFVLADIEEKESQRNPAAPFTTSTLQQEASRKIGLSVKQTMVIAQQLYEGNVGNIPNHSGGLITYMRTDSLNLSKVATSAAKEVIEAEYGKEYALAKPRVYKSKAKGAQEAHEAIRPVNMALKPSDIKPYVENAQYRLYSLIWKRTLATQMAAATIANTTYKIIAGKDSELEFQAKGQRIVFAGFMKAYTEGSDNPETALDSTEKILPTIKKDTVLDLETLDLEQNFTKPPARYTEASLVKKLESEGIGRPSTYAPTISTIQQREYVVKTEDKKLAPTPTGEIVNSFLVDHFPGIVDLGFTARVEEEFDDIAEGKIAWQQVMHEFYGGFKKTIDEKEQSVSKEDYLQIREIGIDPQSKKPVSARVGRYGPFVQIGTKDDEEKPKFVAIPDHLNMDTITLDEALFLFTLPRVVGHTQEGDEIKANIGRFGPYLQVKTKYYSLKTDDPYTIEEARAKEVIKELDEAKAKALIKEFPEEKIQILTGQYGPYIKKGRKNFKIPKGVEAEDLTLEQTVEIIEKDPKSKTTAKKTTAKKTTTRKKATTTKKSTTKKTTK; encoded by the coding sequence GTGAAAAATTTAGTAATAGTAGAGTCTCCCGCAAAAGCAAAAACAATCTCAAAGTTTTTAGGAAAAGATTTCAAAGTAATGGCTTCAATGGGGCATGTTAGAGATCTTCCAAAGTCAAAGTTAGGATTTGATCCTGAGAATAATTTTGAACCAAAATATTTGGTTTCAGCAGATAAGAAAAAAGTTATTAGTGACTTAAAAAAAGAGATTACTAAAGATACAACAATCTACCTAGCAGCCGATGAAGATAGAGAGGGAGAAGCTATCGCATGGCATTTAATTCCTGCACTAAAAATTGAAAAAAACCCTTTAAAAAGAATTGTTTTTCACGAAATTACAAAAGATGCAATTTTAGAAGCTATCAATAATCCAAGAGAAGTAAATCAACATCTTGTAGATGCTCAACAAGCAAGAAGAATACTTGATAGAGCAGTTGGTTATGAACTTTCTCCACTACTTTGGAAAAAAGTAAGATATGGTCTTAGTGCAGGTAGAGTTCAATCTGTTGCAGTAAGAATTATAGTTGATAGAGAGAATGAAATAAGAGAGTTTATCCCTGAAGAGTATTGGAGAATTAAATCTAATTTTGTAAATCCAGAACTTGAAGCATTATTAGCAAAAGTTGATGGGAAAACAATTAAAGTAAGAAATGAGCAAGAAGCAAAAGAGATTGAAGCTTCAGCAAATGCTTCAAATTTTGTATTAGCTGATATTGAAGAGAAAGAGTCTCAACGAAATCCAGCAGCTCCTTTTACAACTTCAACCTTGCAACAAGAAGCAAGTAGAAAAATTGGACTTTCAGTTAAACAAACAATGGTTATTGCACAACAACTTTATGAAGGAAATGTTGGTAATATTCCAAATCACTCTGGAGGTTTAATTACTTATATGAGAACAGACTCATTAAACCTTTCAAAAGTTGCAACAAGTGCAGCAAAAGAGGTTATTGAAGCTGAATATGGAAAAGAATATGCGTTAGCAAAACCTAGAGTTTATAAATCTAAAGCAAAAGGAGCACAAGAGGCTCACGAAGCTATTAGACCTGTTAATATGGCATTAAAACCAAGTGATATTAAACCCTATGTTGAAAATGCACAATATAGACTTTATAGTCTTATTTGGAAAAGAACACTTGCAACTCAAATGGCAGCAGCAACTATTGCAAATACTACATATAAAATTATTGCAGGAAAAGATTCTGAATTAGAGTTTCAAGCAAAAGGACAAAGAATTGTATTTGCAGGATTTATGAAAGCATATACAGAAGGAAGTGATAATCCAGAAACTGCTTTAGATAGTACTGAAAAGATTCTTCCTACTATTAAAAAAGATACAGTTTTAGACTTAGAGACTTTAGATTTAGAGCAGAACTTTACTAAACCTCCAGCAAGATATACTGAGGCTTCTTTAGTTAAAAAATTAGAGAGTGAAGGAATAGGAAGACCATCTACTTATGCTCCAACTATTTCTACTATTCAACAAAGAGAGTATGTAGTAAAAACAGAAGATAAAAAACTAGCTCCAACTCCAACAGGAGAGATTGTAAATAGCTTTTTAGTTGACCATTTCCCAGGAATTGTTGATTTAGGTTTTACTGCACGAGTAGAAGAAGAGTTTGATGATATTGCAGAGGGTAAAATTGCATGGCAACAAGTTATGCATGAATTTTATGGTGGATTCAAAAAAACAATTGATGAAAAAGAGCAGAGTGTAAGTAAAGAGGACTATCTTCAAATTAGAGAAATAGGAATTGACCCTCAAAGTAAAAAACCAGTTAGTGCAAGAGTTGGAAGATATGGTCCATTTGTTCAAATTGGAACTAAAGATGATGAAGAAAAACCAAAATTTGTAGCTATTCCAGATCATTTAAATATGGATACTATTACACTTGATGAAGCACTATTTTTATTTACTCTTCCAAGAGTTGTAGGTCATACTCAAGAAGGAGATGAAATAAAGGCAAATATTGGTAGATTTGGACCTTACTTACAAGTTAAAACTAAATATTACTCTTTAAAAACAGATGACCCTTATACAATTGAAGAAGCAAGAGCAAAAGAGGTTATTAAAGAGCTTGATGAAGCAAAAGCAAAAGCATTAATTAAAGAGTTTCCTGAAGAAAAAATCCAAATTTTAACAGGACAATATGGTCCTTATATTAAAAAAGGAAGAAAAAACTTCAAAATTCCAAAAGGTGTAGAGGCTGAAGATTTAACTTTAGAGCAAACAGTAGAGATTATTGAAAAAGACCCAAAATCAAAAACTACTGCTAAAAAAACTACAGCAAAAAAGACAACTACAAGAAAAAAAGCTACAACAACTAAAAAGAGCACTACTAAAAAAACAACAAAATAG
- a CDS encoding UDP-N-acetylmuramate dehydrogenase: MNEEKEEYKNYFKEVDFSKYSSIHIGPKAEVLVINEIGEYTDYTILGRANNVLISNTHPNFAVLGEAFDYIKLEDNLLYVGCATKSGKLLSYAKKNDLANLEFLGKLPGSLGGLVKMNAGLKQWEIFNYIHSIKTKDGYIKKEDIEYSYRETKINTIVYEVVFNVEYGFSKEQAELFKQMRDNQPQVPSAGSCFKNPKDDFAGRLIEEVGLKGFKKGEMGFSEKHSNFLVNYGNGSYEDAIYLINLAKKRIKDEFNIEIQEEIIIY, from the coding sequence ATGAACGAAGAAAAAGAAGAATACAAAAACTATTTTAAAGAAGTTGATTTCTCAAAATATTCCTCAATTCATATTGGACCTAAAGCAGAAGTTTTAGTAATAAATGAGATTGGCGAATATACTGATTATACTATCTTAGGAAGAGCAAATAATGTTCTTATTTCAAATACTCATCCAAACTTTGCAGTTTTGGGTGAGGCTTTTGATTATATAAAATTAGAAGATAACCTTTTATATGTAGGTTGTGCTACAAAATCTGGAAAATTACTTTCATATGCAAAAAAGAATGATTTAGCAAATTTAGAGTTTTTGGGAAAACTTCCTGGAAGTCTTGGTGGTTTAGTTAAAATGAATGCAGGACTTAAGCAGTGGGAGATTTTTAATTATATTCATTCTATAAAAACAAAAGATGGTTATATAAAAAAAGAGGATATTGAGTATTCATATAGAGAGACTAAAATTAATACAATAGTTTATGAAGTAGTATTTAATGTAGAGTATGGTTTCTCAAAAGAGCAAGCAGAACTTTTTAAACAAATGAGAGATAATCAACCACAAGTTCCTAGTGCAGGAAGTTGTTTTAAAAATCCTAAAGATGATTTTGCAGGAAGATTGATAGAAGAGGTGGGTTTAAAAGGTTTTAAAAAAGGTGAAATGGGCTTTAGTGAAAAGCACTCTAACTTTTTGGTTAATTATGGAAATGGTTCTTATGAAGATGCAATCTATTTAATTAACTTAGCAAAAAAAAGAATAAAAGATGAGTTTAATATAGAAATCCAAGAAGAAATAATTATCTATTAA
- a CDS encoding menaquinone biosynthesis family protein — protein MKEISVAHSPDADDIFMYYAIKFGWVSPKDAVFKNIAADIETLNQATLKGEYDICAISFALYPFVKDDYALLKTAVSFGEGYGPKLVKKKNQKLKRNFKVALSGEFTTNALLFKIAYPEARITYMNFLDIEQAVLDGTVDAGVLIHESILTFDENLEVEREMWDIWEELSGGGLPLPLGGMCLRRSLPLHSAIDYENTLIKAVDVANKNRNVLAPMLLEKGLIRVDADTLDNYLDLYANDNSVQLSELQYEALDKLYELGYKHGFYTSLIRAKDFLIPSEYEELRAN, from the coding sequence TTGAAAGAAATAAGTGTTGCACACTCTCCTGATGCTGATGATATTTTTATGTATTATGCTATAAAGTTTGGTTGGGTTAGTCCTAAAGATGCGGTTTTTAAAAATATTGCAGCTGATATTGAAACCCTAAATCAAGCAACTTTAAAAGGCGAGTATGATATTTGTGCTATTTCATTTGCTCTTTATCCTTTTGTTAAAGATGATTATGCACTATTAAAAACTGCCGTATCTTTTGGTGAAGGTTACGGTCCAAAGTTGGTTAAGAAAAAGAATCAAAAATTAAAAAGAAATTTCAAAGTAGCTCTTAGTGGTGAGTTTACTACAAATGCACTTCTATTTAAAATAGCTTATCCAGAAGCAAGAATTACTTATATGAACTTCTTAGATATAGAGCAAGCAGTACTAGATGGAACTGTAGATGCTGGTGTTTTAATCCATGAATCAATTCTTACTTTTGATGAGAATCTAGAAGTTGAACGTGAGATGTGGGATATTTGGGAAGAGTTAAGTGGTGGTGGTTTACCATTACCTCTTGGTGGAATGTGTTTAAGACGTTCACTTCCTCTTCATAGTGCAATTGATTATGAAAATACTTTAATCAAAGCAGTTGATGTTGCAAATAAAAATAGAAATGTTTTAGCTCCTATGTTATTAGAAAAAGGTCTTATTCGAGTAGATGCTGATACTTTAGATAACTATTTAGACCTTTATGCAAATGATAATTCAGTACAATTAAGTGAACTTCAATATGAGGCTTTAGATAAACTATATGAGTTAGGGTATAAGCATGGTTTTTATACAAGCCTAATAAGAGCAAAAGATTTTTTAATTCCAAGTGAATATGAGGAATTAAGAGCTAATTAA